The genomic DNA GCTGCTGCAGCCCCTTGCCCATAACGGAGGTTAAAATTTCCACGAAACGGCGTTTGATATCCGTCTCGGAATATCCTTCCGCAACCAAGCTGCGCCCAGTCTGCCTAACCAGTGATTTCACGGCTTTCATATTGCCGATATCGACGGCGTAATATATTTGATCCGTTAGAGTTTCGGATGGGAGAACCTCGGAGCAACCCTCTTCATACTCACTATGCGCATCGTCCTGGCATAGCAGCTTCCCATCATCAAGAAAAAAATGCAGCTTGATCAGTTCACGCGCAGCGCTGTAGGAACCGGCTATTTCATTTAACGAACCTGCCTTGGAGCCAAGCGCCACCGTGAATTCTACGCCTGTCTCACCTATGGCATTCCGGATGGAGCGGTATATGCCTTCCCTCTCTATAGCAAGCAGCGGTTCCTTCAGCAGTACGCCGACTTGCCCGTAAAGCTCGAAAACAAGGCCTCGGTCATCTTGCTCGAAGGTCTCGGCCATAGCCCTTCTCAGCAGATAAAGCACCGATTCCGTCAATTCGTCATGCAAAGCGACAAGCAGCACCTGGTAGCAATTCCATATTAGCCCCAGTTCCTCGGCCCGATCCTTCAGCTGGCGGCGGTCATCCGACGTATGCTCCGTATCCGTGAGCAGCATATGAATCAAAGCTTCCCTCGTCCACTCCTTCGTGGCATGCTGCCATTCTTCCGATGCCCGTTCCTCTTCGATCGCCGCCTTGATCCCCCGGAGGTACTCTATTAACTCGTCCTCGTCGACTGGTTTAAGCAAATAACCGTCGGCCCGATGAGCGATGGCCTTCTTGGCATAGTCAAAATCCGCATATCCGCTTAGAATCAGGATATGAAGCAAGGGATCCTGCTCACG from Paenibacillus woosongensis includes the following:
- a CDS encoding response regulator transcription factor, producing the protein MIDVLIVDDEPKLREGLRAFIDWEALGYRVADTAANGNEALEKYAICRPGLVIADIRMPGMDGLQLIQRLREQDPLLHILILSGYADFDYAKKAIAHRADGYLLKPVDEDELIEYLRGIKAAIEEERASEEWQHATKEWTREALIHMLLTDTEHTSDDRRQLKDRAEELGLIWNCYQVLLVALHDELTESVLYLLRRAMAETFEQDDRGLVFELYGQVGVLLKEPLLAIEREGIYRSIRNAIGETGVEFTVALGSKAGSLNEIAGSYSAARELIKLHFFLDDGKLLCQDDAHSEYEEGCSEVLPSETLTDQIYYAVDIGNMKAVKSLVRQTGRSLVAEGYSETDIKRRFVEILTSVMGKGLQQHPELQQHNKPFSDMLAEIYHLRSIQALYDKIDYFFQQLMSNLGEKAKHREVKIMLDLIERNFSDNLKLETLSGVLNYNSAYLGKLFKNETGEYFNTYLDKVRIEKAKSYLEAGFKVYQVAEKVGYTNVDYFHSKFKKYVGTSPSAYRRHASSE